Proteins co-encoded in one Streptomyces roseochromogenus subsp. oscitans DS 12.976 genomic window:
- a CDS encoding cytochrome P450 → MTGTNPPSPETAFPFPHRDGLGPLPEFAFLRRELPCARIRLPSGDPAWLVTRYADVRTVLADPRFSRERATRGKQSPRMARVTTLPDSILAADPPIHTRLRRLVAPAFTVRRAEALRQDVARLVESLLDGLAAAEQPADLVPLFTRPLPLAVICDLLGTPRDHGDQLDAWCDALRNLTAVPDAAVSEAVEEMTDYLAGLIAAKRRHPGNDVLSVLISARDDADRLTHDELISFSLVLLAGGYGTTADRLAGMLHLLLDEPARYQRLRNAPDTIPRSVEELLRYAQTNVQANLRVVTEDLELAGVTLRAGDAVMAINSSANHDETVFDAPDQLLLDRTRNPHLAFGHGVHHCVGAQLARVQLQEALAGLCRRFPALRAAASPVWKTGLKTRAPRTLPVTW, encoded by the coding sequence GTGACAGGCACGAACCCGCCCAGCCCCGAGACGGCATTCCCCTTCCCGCACCGCGACGGACTCGGTCCCCTCCCGGAATTCGCCTTCCTGCGCCGGGAGCTGCCCTGCGCCCGTATCCGCCTTCCCAGCGGAGACCCCGCCTGGCTGGTGACCCGGTACGCGGACGTGCGTACCGTGCTGGCCGACCCCCGTTTCAGCCGGGAGCGCGCCACCCGCGGGAAGCAGAGCCCGCGGATGGCCCGCGTCACCACGCTGCCCGACTCGATCCTGGCCGCCGACCCCCCGATCCACACCCGACTCCGCAGGCTCGTCGCCCCGGCCTTCACCGTCCGCCGCGCGGAGGCCTTGCGGCAGGATGTGGCCCGGCTGGTGGAAAGCCTTCTCGACGGACTCGCCGCCGCCGAGCAGCCCGCCGACCTGGTGCCCCTCTTCACCCGGCCTCTGCCCCTGGCCGTCATCTGCGACCTGCTCGGCACCCCGCGCGACCACGGCGATCAACTGGACGCGTGGTGCGACGCGCTCCGCAATCTCACGGCGGTTCCCGACGCGGCGGTCTCCGAGGCCGTCGAGGAGATGACCGACTACCTCGCCGGGCTCATCGCCGCCAAGCGCCGCCACCCCGGAAACGACGTGCTGAGCGTCCTGATCTCCGCTCGCGACGACGCCGACCGGCTCACCCACGACGAGCTGATCTCCTTCAGCCTGGTGCTCCTCGCCGGCGGCTACGGCACCACGGCGGACCGCCTCGCCGGCATGCTCCACCTCCTGCTCGACGAACCCGCCCGCTACCAGCGCCTGCGCAATGCCCCGGACACCATTCCCAGGTCCGTCGAGGAACTCCTGCGCTACGCCCAGACCAACGTCCAGGCGAACCTGCGCGTCGTCACCGAGGACCTGGAGCTCGCCGGAGTCACCCTCCGCGCGGGCGACGCGGTCATGGCGATCAACTCCTCCGCCAATCACGACGAAACCGTCTTCGACGCCCCCGACCAGCTGCTCCTCGACCGCACCCGCAACCCCCACCTCGCCTTCGGACACGGCGTCCACCACTGCGTCGGGGCACAGCTCGCACGCGTCCAGCTCCAGGAAGCCCTGGCCGGGCTCTGCCGCCGCTTCCCGGCCCTGCGTGCCGCGGCCTCGCCGGTCTGGAAAACGGGCCTCAAGACCCGGGCACCCAGAACCCTGCCCGTGACCTGGTGA
- a CDS encoding class I SAM-dependent methyltransferase, translating to MPPRHDLPSATAAAERGTAPYGNGSPDPAVTEAGYTARYAADYDRWFAKPGVTGATVDTLAGLAGPGPVLELGIGTGRVALPLAERGLEVHGVDASEAMVRRLHAKPGGSRVPVTLGDFAEVPVSGTYSLVYAVGGTFFELPDRKAKERCLASVADHLAPGGTFVVDAHVPEALAVAAASGVPETIADCDDHLILCRRLIDPSAQTYHSHYLVHEADRTHHFRVRFHYVSPGELDYMAERAGLILMRRHGSWSGAPYTRHSTYHVSVYTPR from the coding sequence ATGCCCCCGCGCCATGACCTCCCCTCCGCGACAGCGGCCGCCGAACGCGGCACTGCACCGTACGGGAACGGCAGTCCCGACCCGGCGGTCACGGAAGCCGGATACACGGCCCGGTATGCGGCCGACTACGACCGGTGGTTCGCCAAACCGGGCGTCACCGGCGCGACGGTCGACACGCTCGCCGGGCTCGCCGGTCCGGGGCCGGTGCTCGAGCTCGGCATAGGCACCGGCAGGGTGGCTCTGCCCCTGGCCGAGCGCGGTCTCGAAGTCCACGGTGTCGACGCGTCCGAGGCCATGGTCCGGCGGCTGCACGCGAAGCCGGGCGGGTCCCGGGTGCCCGTCACGCTCGGCGACTTCGCCGAGGTACCGGTCTCCGGGACCTACTCCTTGGTCTACGCCGTCGGCGGCACGTTCTTCGAGCTCCCCGACCGGAAGGCCAAGGAACGCTGTCTCGCCTCGGTCGCCGACCACCTGGCCCCCGGTGGGACGTTCGTCGTCGATGCACACGTTCCCGAAGCGCTCGCCGTCGCCGCTGCCTCCGGCGTGCCGGAGACCATCGCGGACTGCGACGACCACCTCATCCTCTGCCGACGGCTGATCGACCCATCGGCCCAGACCTACCACTCCCACTACCTCGTCCACGAGGCAGACCGGACCCATCACTTCCGGGTGCGCTTCCACTACGTGTCCCCCGGCGAACTCGACTACATGGCCGAACGCGCCGGACTCATTCTGATGCGGCGTCACGGATCCTGGAGCGGGGCGCCGTACACCCGGCACAGCACCTACCACGTCTCCGTCTACACACCTCGCTGA